GTTCCACGACATCGACGAGAACCTCGAGGACCAGCAGATCCCGTGGGAGCCCGTGCTCCGCGCCTTCAAGGACGCCGGCTACACGGGCTACCTGTCCAGCGAGTACGAGGGCGAGCGCATCCCGTGGCGCTCGATCGAGCAGGTGCGCCGCCAGCACTCGCTCATGCGCTCGATCGCCGCGCGCCTCTGATCCGCCAGAACCGGAGAGAACAATGCCCAACGGACTCATCGCCGACGACAGCCTCCGCCCGCACCCCGACGGGCTCGCGCTGCAGCTCACCATCCCCTGGTACCGGAGCCTGTGGCTCTCGTCGGTGTCGACGATCCGCCTCACCGTCGACGGGGCCGAGATACCCTCCGACGACCTCGCCTTCGAGCTGGACGGCACGCGCTATGCGCTCGACGAACTGCCCGAGCAGAGCGACACGCTGTGGTTCCTCCAGAGCCACCCGCTGCTGGTCGCGCGACTCGACGTGCCCGTCGCGCTCGGAGAGCAGCACGAGGTCGAGATCTTCGGCGAGCTGCGCCTGCCCTATATGCAGATCGCACCCGGTCAGGACGGCGGCCCCGGCATGTACGTCCCGAACATCGTGCACCAGAGCTTCTCGCTGACGGTGACGGACCAGGATGCCCCGCCGCGCGCGCTGGTGACCGATGTCGGGGCTCCGCCGCCGGCGTCGGCGGACGACCCCTTCAAGCTGGGGCTCACGCTCTACTCCGCCAGTGCGGAGTTCCGCGCCGGCTGGTACGACTTCGACGGCCTGCTCGACCGCGTGGCCGAGCTCGGCATCGGCCCGGGCATCGAGATCGTCGCGTCGCAGGTTCTGCCGACGTATCCCGTCGTCTCGGACGAGTTCGTCACCCAGTGGCGGGCCGCCTTCGACAAGCACGGCTTCGACGAGAGCTCGTTCGGCGCGAACCTCGACATGGGGCGCCGTCGCGACCGCGACATGACCCCCGACGAGGAGTTCGAGTTCAGCGAGCTGCTCTTCCAGGGCGCCAAGAAGCTCGGCTTCCCGCTCGTCCGCATCCAGAGCGCCAAGCCCGAGCTCCTCCGCCGGCTGCTCCCCGTCGCTGAGAGCCTCGATCTGAAGCTCGCGTACGAGATCCACGCGCCGATGGGGCCGAACTCGCCCGAGATACTCAAGGTGCGCGACGCCTACGCCGAGCTCGACTCGCCTCTCCTCGGGTTCGTTGCGGACTTCTCCTCGACCATGCACGCCATGTCGCCGACCCTGCTGCGGGCCGTGCGCCGCGCGGGGCTCGACGACGAGGCGGTGGATCGCCTTCAGCAGATCTGGGCGACGGATGCCTCGATGCGCGACCGTCAGCAGGAGTTCATCGCCTATCTGAACAGCCGCGACTTCGACCCGGGTCGCCTCGGATCGTTCGCGCACCTCGCGTTCAACATGCACGGGCACGTCGACCCGCGCGAATGGGCCGACATCATGCCGCAGATCCTGCACGTGCACGCGAAGTTCTACGACATCGACGAGAACGGACAGGAGCCCGCGATCGACTACCCGGAGCTCGTCCGCGTGTTCGTCGAGGGCGGCTACCGCGGCTACTGGTCGAGCGAGTGGGAGGGTCACGCCTTCGCCGAGCTCGGCGAGGTCGACCCGCTCGTGCTCGTGCGCAAGCAGCACGATCTGATCCGGACGTCGATGCACGCGGTGGAGGCCGCGCGTGTCTGACACCGACGTCGACTTCCGCACGCTGCCCGTGTCGGATGCGATTCGCTGGCTCGCGGAGAACGGCGAGCCGGTCGACCCGCGACCCGGCATCGACACCGATTCGCTCAAGCGTCGCTTTCCGCGGCTCGCCGGCGTCGGAACGCGCGATCTCACGATCGACGGGCCGGC
This genomic interval from Microbacterium sp. 4R-513 contains the following:
- a CDS encoding DUF6379 domain-containing protein, which gives rise to MPNGLIADDSLRPHPDGLALQLTIPWYRSLWLSSVSTIRLTVDGAEIPSDDLAFELDGTRYALDELPEQSDTLWFLQSHPLLVARLDVPVALGEQHEVEIFGELRLPYMQIAPGQDGGPGMYVPNIVHQSFSLTVTDQDAPPRALVTDVGAPPPASADDPFKLGLTLYSASAEFRAGWYDFDGLLDRVAELGIGPGIEIVASQVLPTYPVVSDEFVTQWRAAFDKHGFDESSFGANLDMGRRRDRDMTPDEEFEFSELLFQGAKKLGFPLVRIQSAKPELLRRLLPVAESLDLKLAYEIHAPMGPNSPEILKVRDAYAELDSPLLGFVADFSSTMHAMSPTLLRAVRRAGLDDEAVDRLQQIWATDASMRDRQQEFIAYLNSRDFDPGRLGSFAHLAFNMHGHVDPREWADIMPQILHVHAKFYDIDENGQEPAIDYPELVRVFVEGGYRGYWSSEWEGHAFAELGEVDPLVLVRKQHDLIRTSMHAVEAARV